One genomic region from Macrobrachium rosenbergii isolate ZJJX-2024 chromosome 1, ASM4041242v1, whole genome shotgun sequence encodes:
- the LOC136838813 gene encoding EF-hand calcium-binding domain-containing protein 4B-like, whose translation MLTEEESESSSWEVRAEQLFNLCDRESKGFITKRDLQRLWGELPLGPDELEGVFDSLDQDHNGFLTLQEFTDGFGHHLGLVVEFRADCDSSKDSGEEEEEGGDETHKNGGTESGKISSHQIDEILNSFAKHDFNVSPSVVESVWQDVCQSDAAAEGPSLGGLVTALLQELSRAKTEQAQLEVALNSKTEQYNLQVARLYEELESQISGERNKVEAERDEKGARALASLEQEMRDRENTFRVLQEDNASLLKKVETLTSLVTAGKQDNARLMQHLSKLEEEYSLKEKEAEELASTLDHLRRSIKDEKRRRAQQALKVSEGIALERESLVTQLDLLRTINTELRDEHDQSGSSTTNEQSKSKSLYQEQLTASAPILPKRNTVTFESTADIATEKPIPPKTLPLPVYEGKERTLPDEPQSPTDFEYDETYFENSPVTAKDSHLFPLMTPPPTEPSILQELLQHPCLCMSSEKNDCDSSESGNNAEPRVPLRRTDSITQTSPTLSLTKEQQLDEFSCKASMDASRSNGSPGIIMPAEESDEISLQQQDYSSTKHNDHLTDERNDQPANEDSTIPTRETRERPSKGNNEEPGEHPREANNDYLTKGQNGKPKSCLKKPKTPDIMRVCNCQREQPLHPSNFLHSTTIIHHPELSVLQPDLLPQTYINQAFVFSQHTYHSHAYLPVIQMHSQSTATSSEDFPIEVSEQAIDECYQAEKLVNANSGNNESKNEEIKPLAKEKDVKNASDDAGQSDSGSHVAKMNNKNRKLRQTSGSSRIGKADTGNMEDTKDDLDTRANYEPPESSGVRIIPLSAVTTTRMFKIVFIGDSAVGKTTFIHRAAVGEFRNFSTTVGVDYRLMHICVGGTNALLQLWDTAGQERYRAITRQYYRKADCVVVMYDITCERSFLHVTDWISSVREYGDPNLVLAIIGNKKDLQKSRRVTVDNAYTLAKANDALLYEVSAAKGFGIMEVMKHLAGILTTDQEHSIDTSSTLTLHQTPNLRLNGKCCQ comes from the exons ATGCTGACAGAAGAGGAGAGCGAATCGTCTTCTTGGGAGGTGAGGGCGGAGCAACTCTTCAACCTCTGTGACAGAGAAAGCAAAGGCTTCATTACTAAGAGAGATTTGCAG CGTCTCTGGGGTGAGCTGCCATTAGGCCCAGACGAACTAGAGGGCGTGTTCGATTCCCTCGATCAAGACCACAACGGATTTCTTACGCTACAGGAATTCACCGATGGCTTTG GTCATCACTTGGGTCTAGTTGTGGAGTTCAGGGCTGACTGTGATTCCTCGAAAGATtcgggagaggaggaggaagagggaggcgACGAAACGCACAAAAATGGCGGGACAGAATCGGGCAAAATTTCTTCTCATCAGATAGACGAGATACTGAACTCCTTCGCCAAACATGACTTCAATGTTAG CCCTTCAGTGGTGGAGTCTGTGTGGCAAGACGTCTGTCAGAGCGACGCAGCTGCCGAAGGTCCTAGCTTGGGAGGTCTCGTGACTGCCCTCCTTCAGGAGCTATCGAGGGCTAAAACAGAACAGGCACAGCTGGAAGTCGCCCTCAACTCTAAAACAGAACAATATAATCTACAG GTAGCACGACTGTACGAGGAGCTCGAGTCTCAGATTAGTGGCGAAAGGAACAAAGTCGAGGCTGAACGCGATGAAAAAGGAGCCCGCGCCTTAGCATCCTTGGAACAAGAG ATGCGGGACCGCGAAAACACCTTCCGGGTCCTGCAGGAGGATAACGCTTCATTACTGAAGAAGGTGGAAACTCTCACGTCGTTGGTCACAGCTGGAAAGCAGGACAATGCCCGTCTGATGCAGCACTTG AGCAAACTCGAGGAAGAGTATTCCCTGAAGGAGAAAGAGGCCGAAGAGCTGGCGTCCACCCTTGACCATCTGAGGAGGAGCATCAAGGACGAGAAACGTCGGAGGGCGCAGCAGGCGCTGAAG GTCAGCGAAGGCATCGCCCTGGAAAGGGAGAGTCTGGTGACCCAACTTGACCTCCTCAGGACCATAAACACTGAGCTAAGAGATGAACATGACCAATCTGGGTCATCCACAACAAATGAACAAAGCAA ATCGAAGTCCCTTTACCAGGAGCAGCTTACAGCCAGCGCCCCAATCCTCcccaaaagaaatacagtaacCTTTGAATCCACGGCTGACATTGCAACGGAGAAACCAATCCCTCCGAAAACTCTTCCGTTGCCTGTTTACGAGGGAAAAGAAAG gacACTCCCGGACGAGCCTCAGTCCCCGACTGACTTCGAGTATGATGAAACTTATTTTGAG AATTCGCCCGTGACCGCAAAGGACAGTCATCTGTTCCCTTTGATGACACCTCCTCCTACAGAACCTAGTATCCTGCAGGAACTGCTGCAACATCCTTGCCTGTGCATGTCCTCAGAAAAGAACGACTGCGATTCTTCAG AGAGTGGCAACAATGCAGAACCAAGGGTGCCACTTCGAAGGACAGACTCCATCACACAAACTTCACCGACGCTTTCCCTCACTAAAGAGCAGCAGTTGGATGAATTCTCCTGCAAAGCAAGCATGGACGCCTCTCGCTCAAATGGCTCTCCTGGCATTATCATGCCAGCTGAAGAATCAGATGAGATTAGCTTGCAACAGCAAGACTATTCCTCGACAAAACACAATGACCACCTTACGGACGAACGTAACGATCAACCAGCAAATGAGGATTCTACCATTCCCACGAGGGAAACCAGGGAACGTCCTTCAAAGGGCAACAACGAGGAACCTGGGGAACATCCAAGAGAGGCCAACAACGACTATTTGACAAAGGGACAAAATGGCAAGCCTAAAAGCTGCCTCAAAAAACCTAAGACACCCGACATCATGAGGGTTTGCAACTGCCAGAG GGAACAGCCTCTGCACCCTTCCAACTTTCTCCATTCTACTACCATAATTCATCATCCAGAATTGTCAGTTCTGCAACCTGATCTGCTTCCTCAAACATACATCAATCAAGCGTTTGTCTTTTCGCAACATACATATCATTCGCACGCTTATTTACCAGTAATACAAATGCATTCACAGTCCACAGCCACAAGTTCTGAAGATTTCCCAATTGAAGTTTCTGAACAAGCCATCGATGAATGCTACCAAGCGGAGAAACTTGTAAACGCAAACTCTGGCAATAATGAGAGTAAGAATGAAGAGATCAAACCTTTGGCAA AGGAAAAGGATGTGAAGAACGCCTCCGACGATGCTGGCCAAAGTGACTCTGGCAGTCACGTAGCCAAGATGAACAACAAAAACCGAAAGCTTCGCCAAACTAGTGGCTCCTCTCGAATTGGGAAGGCTGACACAGGCAACATGGAAGACACCAAGGATGACCTTGACACCCGAGCAAACTACGAGCCTCCGGAATCATCAGGAGTTCGAATCATCCCGCTCTCTGCAGTGACCACGACGAGGATGTTCAAGATCGTATTTATAGGAGATTCAGCTGTGGGCAAGACTACGTTCATTCACAG GGCGGCCGTGGGAGAATTTCGCAATTTCTCGACTACTGTCGGCGTCGATTATCGTTTGATGCACATATGCGTTGGAGGAACAAATGCTTTATTGCAACTGTGGGACACTGCCGGCCAGGAAAGATACAGGGCAATAACTAGGCAGTATTACAG aaaagctGACTGTGTGGTTGTGATGTACGATATCACTTGTGAAAGATCCTTCCTCCACGTCACAGACTGGATCTCCTCTGTCCGG GAATATGGTGACCCAAACCTTGTTCTTGCAATTATTGGCAATAAGAAAGACCTGCAGAAATCCAGGAGAGTCACCGTAGATAATGCTTACACCTTAGCAAAG GCAAACGACGCACTGCTATACGAAGTCAGCGCAGCCAAGGGCTTTGGGATCATGGAAGTGATGAAGCACCTGGCGGGTATTCTCACGACTGACCAGGAGCACAGCATCGACACCAGTTCTACACTGACTCTTCACCAAACTCCTAATCTTAGACTGAATGGCAAATGTTGTCAATGA